A single region of the Pseudomonadota bacterium genome encodes:
- a CDS encoding DUF1538 domain-containing protein, whose amino-acid sequence MSDALSSPRFRLGVRDTLRILAPYVKRNFMDQIKGVWFIVAYLALFQILVLRLPIVYAGMIVVGIFLVVVGLMAFMEGLRLGLMPLGEIIGSILPQSSRMPIILGFAFLLGVGATFAEPAIAVLKAAGSGVSPDQAPLLYSLLNDFSGQLVGSVGVGVGLAVTLGVLRFFYGWPLKYLAMPTVAVLLCMSLGFSTVPELSDVLGLAWDCGAVTTGPVTVPLVLALGIGVCRVVSSGNGGGGHTGFGVVTLASLFPIVAVLMLALFHYSQKDYYGAPNYQGESVESVVQDSTAQVGTLRDHPPITEQEFQAYLSSRQLPPAYEVKFQGGEAELVDGDVVLTEPRVVIQKKAARSFDAVGEQAWDSSLALGTQAKQATIDALRAIVPLCLFLYVVLRIVLKQNLGRDSDVGTGVILALVGMAFFGLGIALGLTPLGGQLGSNVPLTFASIVPWGGEYLEYAMFSEHSGKLLAVGFAFFLGYGATLAEPALNALGDTVQRITVGAFQKKLLMQSVAIGVGLGISAGVIKMAYALPLIYLLIPGYAVVLLLTLISPHHFVNFSWDSAGVTTGPITVPLVLAMGLGIGANVPGVSDGFGILALASVGPILTVLSVGLYTHYRSSANQEESAAEQDVSNTVVST is encoded by the coding sequence ATGTCAGATGCCCTCAGTTCGCCGCGATTTCGCCTCGGCGTGCGCGATACGCTGCGTATTCTTGCGCCCTACGTGAAGCGCAACTTCATGGATCAGATTAAAGGTGTCTGGTTCATTGTTGCGTATCTGGCACTTTTCCAAATCCTGGTGTTGCGCTTACCGATAGTCTATGCGGGCATGATCGTTGTCGGCATTTTTCTTGTTGTGGTAGGCCTCATGGCCTTCATGGAGGGACTGCGGCTAGGCCTTATGCCGCTTGGGGAAATTATTGGCAGCATCTTGCCTCAAAGCAGCCGCATGCCGATTATCCTGGGTTTTGCCTTCCTGCTCGGTGTTGGGGCGACATTTGCCGAACCGGCAATTGCTGTGCTGAAAGCGGCGGGCAGCGGCGTGTCGCCCGATCAGGCGCCACTGTTGTATTCCTTGCTCAATGACTTTTCGGGTCAGCTAGTCGGTAGCGTCGGCGTGGGTGTGGGTCTGGCCGTGACCTTGGGTGTTTTGCGATTTTTTTACGGTTGGCCATTAAAGTACTTGGCGATGCCCACAGTCGCGGTGCTGCTGTGCATGTCATTGGGATTTAGCACGGTGCCCGAATTATCCGATGTGTTGGGTCTAGCCTGGGATTGTGGCGCAGTGACCACCGGTCCGGTGACCGTGCCGCTTGTTCTTGCGCTGGGAATTGGCGTGTGTCGTGTGGTCAGTAGCGGTAACGGTGGCGGAGGCCATACCGGTTTCGGTGTCGTCACGCTGGCGTCCTTGTTTCCGATTGTTGCCGTGTTGATGCTGGCGCTTTTTCATTATTCACAGAAAGACTACTACGGTGCGCCAAACTACCAAGGTGAGAGCGTTGAGTCGGTTGTTCAGGATTCGACTGCACAAGTGGGTACTCTGCGGGATCATCCGCCGATTACCGAACAAGAATTTCAAGCGTACTTGAGCTCGCGTCAGTTGCCGCCGGCTTATGAAGTCAAATTTCAAGGTGGCGAGGCAGAGCTCGTCGACGGCGATGTTGTGCTCACCGAACCTAGAGTCGTCATTCAAAAGAAGGCGGCACGCAGCTTTGATGCGGTGGGTGAACAAGCATGGGACAGTTCGCTTGCGTTGGGTACGCAAGCCAAACAGGCTACGATCGACGCACTGCGCGCTATTGTTCCTCTCTGTCTGTTTCTTTACGTCGTGTTAAGAATCGTGCTCAAACAGAATCTCGGGCGCGACTCGGATGTTGGCACCGGTGTCATATTGGCCTTAGTCGGTATGGCGTTTTTTGGCTTGGGTATTGCGCTGGGTTTAACGCCGTTAGGTGGGCAGCTCGGCAGCAACGTACCGCTTACGTTTGCCAGCATCGTTCCGTGGGGTGGTGAATATCTTGAGTACGCCATGTTCAGTGAGCATTCTGGAAAACTGTTGGCTGTTGGCTTCGCCTTTTTTCTTGGCTATGGGGCAACGCTGGCGGAACCAGCACTGAATGCACTGGGTGATACCGTGCAGCGGATCACCGTTGGTGCCTTTCAAAAGAAACTGTTGATGCAGAGCGTAGCGATTGGGGTCGGTCTGGGTATTTCAGCTGGCGTCATCAAAATGGCCTATGCCCTGCCGCTGATCTACTTGTTGATACCAGGCTATGCCGTGGTCTTGTTGCTCACCCTTATTTCTCCGCACCATTTCGTCAACTTTAGTTGGGACAGCGCAGGAGTCACAACCGGACCGATTACAGTGCCGTTGGTGTTGGCAATGGGTCTGGGCATTGGTGCAAACGTGCCGGGTGTGTCTGATGGCTTCGGTATTTTGGCGCTAGCGTCGGTCGGTCCGATTCTGACTGTGCTGAGCGTTGGTCTGTACACACACTATCGCTCGTCGGCCAATCAAGAAGAGTCCGCCGCCGAGCAGGATGTCAGTAATACAGTAGTAAGCACCTAG
- a CDS encoding ATP-binding protein, whose product MTEQCMYQPIMPRDRGVDRLGIGRWSYSAKAGQFTVDATTARLLNRFSLSDRDVERSEFLDLFEPSSRNALDAQLQYALQGTDPNDVYVHLAATGAPVQLLSRCCALETGVDGVFFAVPSVEADVVSVAEPIEQGVSEKLIRALETQDRGIMLVDSNMRIEFANQNAVGRFAKTPEEVCGMQVSTLLGPRIFPVLAKAFKNALDGARQARDVKRTNGEYVRVFFEPVLTADRVSGVFVQTVNATQIYQLKDQLAHILKGVPNVFYYVDKNLIYRYVNDELLKRNGMTSDEFIGRSVPDLVGERFRLNAHHYDRALNGESVTFESYSDVDGKTQEYMRVRFEPDFDSQGRVVGIFCEATDITDLHRLQCELEAKQLELSRSNKDLEQFAYVASHDLKAPLRAIQAIVYWLREDLAEIDAPDVLSHLDLLEQRAERLQHLLEDLLEYSRVGRTEADVERTSLKALVDQVTSLMSLPDSFSVVVNDTVGDFDTLRAPLEQVLRNLIGNACKHHPRQDGVVTVSICDEGDHFLVSVEDDGDGIDEQFRDRVFGMFQTLKPRDSVEGSGIGLAIVARIVELQGGKVWIDAPDGKSGCVFKLEWRKDIAHSKLVGKTS is encoded by the coding sequence ATGACAGAACAGTGTATGTATCAACCCATTATGCCGCGAGACCGCGGAGTAGACCGCCTCGGCATTGGTCGTTGGAGCTACAGCGCGAAAGCAGGTCAGTTTACAGTCGACGCTACAACCGCGCGGCTACTCAATCGCTTTAGTCTTTCTGACCGCGATGTTGAACGATCGGAATTTCTCGATTTGTTTGAACCTTCGTCCCGCAATGCACTTGACGCGCAACTCCAATATGCCCTGCAAGGCACTGATCCGAACGATGTCTACGTGCATCTCGCCGCCACCGGTGCGCCGGTTCAGTTGTTGAGTCGTTGCTGTGCGCTGGAAACGGGTGTGGACGGCGTCTTTTTTGCTGTGCCGTCTGTGGAGGCCGACGTCGTGAGTGTGGCGGAACCGATTGAGCAAGGCGTGAGTGAAAAGCTGATTCGGGCTCTCGAGACCCAGGATCGGGGCATCATGCTGGTCGATAGCAATATGCGTATCGAGTTTGCGAATCAAAATGCTGTTGGGCGGTTTGCTAAGACGCCGGAGGAAGTGTGTGGCATGCAGGTGTCGACGCTGCTTGGCCCTCGTATTTTTCCGGTACTAGCCAAGGCCTTTAAGAACGCGCTTGACGGAGCAAGACAAGCGCGGGACGTCAAACGCACAAACGGTGAGTACGTTCGCGTATTTTTTGAACCGGTGCTGACGGCAGACCGCGTGAGCGGTGTGTTCGTACAAACCGTAAACGCCACCCAAATATATCAGCTAAAAGATCAACTCGCCCACATTCTCAAGGGTGTGCCGAATGTCTTTTACTACGTTGATAAGAATCTAATCTATCGTTACGTCAATGACGAATTGCTAAAGAGAAACGGCATGACGTCGGATGAATTTATCGGACGGTCGGTGCCGGACTTGGTTGGCGAACGTTTTAGGCTCAACGCGCATCATTATGATCGCGCGTTGAATGGTGAATCTGTGACGTTTGAATCCTACAGCGATGTTGATGGAAAAACGCAAGAGTATATGCGCGTGCGTTTTGAACCAGACTTCGACAGTCAAGGTCGTGTCGTGGGTATTTTCTGCGAAGCCACCGATATTACCGATCTGCATCGTTTGCAGTGCGAACTGGAAGCCAAGCAGCTCGAACTGTCACGTTCCAATAAAGATCTCGAGCAGTTTGCGTATGTTGCCTCTCACGACTTGAAAGCGCCGCTGCGCGCGATTCAGGCCATTGTCTATTGGTTGCGCGAGGATCTGGCCGAAATTGACGCGCCGGACGTCCTCTCGCATCTTGATCTACTTGAGCAGCGTGCGGAACGACTGCAGCATCTTCTCGAAGATCTGCTGGAGTATTCGCGTGTTGGTCGCACCGAAGCCGATGTTGAACGTACATCGCTAAAGGCGTTGGTCGATCAAGTTACCTCGTTAATGTCTTTACCCGACTCCTTCAGTGTGGTGGTCAATGATACTGTCGGCGACTTTGACACGCTCCGCGCACCGCTTGAGCAGGTGCTGCGTAATCTCATCGGCAACGCGTGTAAGCATCACCCGCGGCAGGATGGGGTTGTGACCGTATCGATATGTGATGAAGGCGATCACTTTCTAGTTTCTGTGGAAGACGATGGGGATGGTATTGATGAGCAGTTTCGCGACCGAGTGTTTGGTATGTTCCAGACGCTGAAACCGCGCGACAGCGTTGAGGGAAGTGGAATTGGTCTTGCTATCGTTGCGCGCATAGTCGAACTGCAGGGTGGCAAAGTGTGGATTGATGCGCCAGACGGGAAGTCGGGCTGCGTATTCAAGCTGGAGTGGCGAAAGGACATCGCGCATTCCAAGCTGGTTGGGAAAACCTCATGA
- a CDS encoding Lrp/AsnC family transcriptional regulator, which yields MDSKDRQILDLLQRDATLQVAAIAEQVGLSRTPCWRRIRELEKNGYIQKRVALLDRNKLELPITVFVAVKTNEHNATWLERFRHAVNELPEIVEAYRLSGDTDYLLRIIVKDIEGFDAAYQRLIEMVDFSDVSSSFSMEEMKFTTAIPLF from the coding sequence ATTGATTCGAAAGATCGACAGATCCTAGACCTGCTGCAGCGCGATGCGACTCTTCAGGTGGCAGCCATCGCCGAACAGGTTGGTTTATCGCGCACCCCGTGCTGGCGTCGCATCCGTGAGCTGGAAAAAAACGGCTATATCCAAAAGCGCGTCGCGCTACTTGATCGCAACAAACTTGAGTTGCCCATCACCGTCTTCGTGGCGGTTAAAACCAATGAGCATAACGCGACGTGGCTGGAACGGTTTCGCCATGCTGTGAATGAGCTGCCGGAGATCGTTGAAGCCTATCGCCTGAGCGGCGACACGGATTACCTACTGAGAATCATCGTGAAAGACATCGAAGGGTTCGACGCGGCCTATCAGCGACTCATTGAAATGGTGGACTTTTCCGATGTGAGCTCGAGCTTCTCCATGGAGGAAATGAAGTTCACCACTGCCATCCCACTCTTCTAA
- a CDS encoding cysteine dioxygenase family protein → MSASLQTVSASLPPHCRALTPAPLVSEIRFVQYIETVDALLAGGHDSIAKQVADALRTLIREPDWLPDDCCLTSDECYRRHLLYADPLGRYTVMSVAWLPGQASPVHGHSAWCAMGVYAGHPTAEGFSYTEGAEPVRTNVHHCKPGDVDGINPGCERPHRVFNGSDETVLTIHTYGRDLVDEPCSINILFD, encoded by the coding sequence ATGTCGGCTTCACTTCAAACTGTTTCTGCCTCCTTGCCGCCGCATTGCCGCGCGTTAACTCCGGCTCCGTTGGTCTCAGAAATACGATTTGTTCAGTACATTGAAACCGTCGATGCCCTGCTGGCGGGCGGCCACGATTCGATCGCAAAGCAGGTGGCTGACGCGTTGCGCACCCTTATTCGTGAGCCCGACTGGCTGCCCGATGATTGTTGCTTGACCAGTGATGAATGTTATCGGCGTCATTTGCTGTACGCCGATCCACTTGGTCGCTATACCGTGATGTCCGTGGCATGGTTGCCGGGCCAGGCTTCGCCGGTACATGGCCACAGCGCCTGGTGTGCCATGGGTGTATACGCCGGCCATCCGACTGCAGAAGGCTTCTCCTATACCGAAGGCGCTGAGCCTGTGCGAACCAATGTGCATCATTGCAAGCCTGGCGACGTTGATGGTATCAACCCCGGCTGCGAGCGACCGCATCGAGTGTTCAACGGCTCAGATGAGACCGTATTGACCATCCATACCTACGGCCGTGATCTCGTCGACGAGCCGTGCAGCATCAATATCCTGTTTGACTAA
- a CDS encoding response regulator, with amino-acid sequence MRQSEEVSLLLIEDDEIDAMDFMRSIKAHRIANRIVRAHDGLEAWEIITGQSDKEISRPFLIVLDINMPRMNGIEFLRKLRADSKLKNAVVFVLTTSNDEKDRFEAYDLNVAGYMLKSDVGNSFEKAVGLVETYWKVVEFPVSRVASV; translated from the coding sequence ATGAGGCAAAGTGAAGAAGTCAGTTTACTGTTGATCGAAGACGATGAAATCGACGCAATGGATTTCATGCGATCGATAAAAGCACACCGAATTGCGAATCGGATTGTACGGGCGCACGACGGCCTAGAGGCTTGGGAGATCATTACTGGACAATCCGATAAAGAAATTTCCCGGCCGTTTCTGATTGTGTTAGACATCAATATGCCGCGAATGAACGGTATTGAGTTCTTACGTAAGCTCCGCGCAGATTCCAAACTCAAGAACGCGGTTGTGTTTGTGCTCACCACGTCGAATGATGAGAAAGACCGGTTTGAGGCCTACGACCTGAATGTTGCCGGGTACATGCTCAAATCCGATGTTGGCAACAGTTTCGAAAAAGCGGTCGGATTAGTGGAAACCTACTGGAAGGTCGTTGAGTTTCCTGTGTCGAGAGTGGCGAGTGTCTAA
- a CDS encoding EAL domain-containing protein gives MKLLLVEDDENDVLFLQSSLKRVKSQTFDIVHCQTMDDAVSCLRNGAFELVMLDLNLPDSTGPQSVKRILDADPTVPVVVTSGQDDEDYAIEILNLGVQDYLVKWPAETKHIARAIRYAVERKRSELRLNYLAQYDTLTEIPNRQYFNDQLEKAIARAERTSSTFAVFYFDIDNFKTINDTMGHAAGDKLLRVVASRLRHAVRQGDTIARLGGDEFALVLEDVDSVLDVESFATHLLNKIKQPFKINTRAIDVTTSIGITLYPTDDMDRESLLRNADMAMYQAKDRGKNNFQFFTSKMHRDLIRFHSMETDIKQAISASQFHLVYQPQVSLTDHSVCGAEALIRWEHPERGAVSPVEFIPVAEEAGLAVSLGSWVLEAACQQLVQWRNSNEVLVPIAVNISPMQFQQPGFHHEVKAILENYQLPANLLELELTEYSLMQDTSAVQTCLHRLKDIGVRLAIDDFGTGHSCLSYLKTFPIDILKIDRSFVSDIGQEGHGTAVCSAIIAMAQGLNLQTVAEGIETQAQLEFMTRFGCDLGQGWVFGRAVSPQVLQSTIKKVRTGLYRMIDAPGRFGATEEVMS, from the coding sequence ATGAAACTACTTCTCGTAGAAGATGATGAGAACGACGTTTTATTTCTTCAGTCGTCACTCAAGCGCGTGAAATCGCAGACGTTCGATATCGTGCATTGTCAAACCATGGACGATGCAGTGTCGTGTTTGCGAAATGGCGCGTTTGAATTAGTGATGCTTGATCTAAACTTGCCAGACTCGACGGGCCCCCAATCCGTAAAGCGCATACTGGATGCCGATCCGACCGTACCGGTCGTGGTTACAAGCGGCCAAGACGACGAAGACTACGCCATCGAAATTCTGAATCTCGGCGTACAGGACTACTTGGTTAAGTGGCCAGCAGAGACCAAACACATCGCTCGCGCCATCCGCTATGCAGTTGAGCGCAAGCGTTCGGAGCTGCGGCTGAACTATTTGGCCCAGTACGACACGCTCACTGAAATTCCAAATCGGCAGTACTTCAACGATCAACTTGAAAAAGCGATTGCTCGAGCTGAGCGAACGAGTTCTACTTTTGCCGTGTTCTATTTTGATATCGATAACTTCAAAACGATCAATGACACGATGGGCCACGCTGCGGGCGATAAGCTGCTTCGCGTTGTTGCGTCGCGTCTGCGCCACGCCGTCCGTCAAGGCGATACCATAGCGCGTTTAGGCGGCGACGAGTTTGCGCTGGTCTTGGAAGATGTCGATTCGGTGCTTGATGTTGAGTCGTTTGCGACTCATCTGCTCAATAAAATTAAGCAACCATTCAAGATCAACACGCGCGCAATTGATGTAACGACCAGTATTGGCATTACGCTCTATCCGACCGATGACATGGACCGTGAAAGTCTATTGCGTAACGCGGACATGGCGATGTATCAGGCCAAAGATCGCGGCAAGAATAACTTTCAGTTTTTCACATCGAAAATGCATCGCGATCTTATTCGGTTTCACAGTATGGAAACCGATATCAAACAGGCCATTAGCGCCAGTCAATTTCATCTTGTGTATCAGCCGCAAGTATCACTCACCGATCACTCGGTCTGCGGCGCCGAAGCCTTGATTCGCTGGGAGCACCCAGAAAGGGGTGCTGTCAGTCCCGTCGAGTTCATACCGGTGGCCGAAGAAGCGGGCCTTGCTGTGTCCTTGGGATCATGGGTACTTGAAGCCGCCTGCCAGCAGCTCGTTCAGTGGCGCAACAGCAATGAGGTTTTGGTGCCCATCGCGGTCAATATCTCGCCCATGCAGTTTCAACAACCCGGTTTTCATCATGAGGTGAAAGCGATACTTGAGAATTATCAATTGCCAGCCAATTTACTGGAATTGGAACTCACCGAGTATTCACTTATGCAGGATACCAGCGCCGTACAGACGTGCTTGCACCGGCTCAAAGATATTGGTGTGCGGCTGGCCATCGACGATTTTGGCACGGGTCATTCCTGTTTGAGCTACCTCAAGACCTTTCCCATCGACATATTGAAAATCGATCGTTCGTTTGTGAGCGACATTGGTCAAGAAGGGCATGGCACTGCCGTGTGTTCCGCAATTATCGCGATGGCACAGGGCCTGAATCTTCAAACTGTCGCAGAGGGTATTGAAACACAGGCGCAACTGGAATTTATGACGCGCTTTGGTTGCGATCTTGGGCAGGGCTGGGTATTCGGTCGCGCGGTATCCCCACAGGTGTTGCAAAGTACGATTAAGAAAGTGCGCACAGGCCTCTATCGGATGATTGATGCGCCCGGCCGATTCGGCGCAACAGAGGAAGTGATGTCATGA